The Andrena cerasifolii isolate SP2316 chromosome 14, iyAndCera1_principal, whole genome shotgun sequence genome contains a region encoding:
- the LOC143376547 gene encoding uncharacterized protein LOC143376547, whose amino-acid sequence MRANEITGYLDRTKDPVKDLFESIERESAPLNDLPEATKPKKQVCIIFHGAPFTEYQETACRSGTVLKVPVLCIDKAITEAIALGAGSSSVKLRQIIDDAYENYMEAFERHKYEKT is encoded by the exons ATGAGAGCAAACGAAAtcacag GTTACCTCGATAGAACAAAGGATCCCGTCAAAGACCTTTTCGAGAGTATCGAACGGGAATCCGCCCCACTGAATGATCTTCCGGAAGCCACGAAGCCGAAGAAGCAAGTCTGTATCATCTTCCACGGTGCTCCTTTCACAG AATATCAAGAAACAGCATGCAGAAGCGGGACGGTGTTGAAAGTTCCTGTACTTTGCATCGACAAAGCGATCACAGAGGCAATAGCACTCGGTGCCGGCTCAAGCTCGGTGAAGCTACGACAAATCATTGACGACGCTTATGAGAACTACATGGAAGCTTTTGAAAGGCACAAATACGAGAAAACTTAA
- the LOC143376546 gene encoding hydrocephalus-inducing protein — MSLETQVVSLKGRGIERSLNIIEPSIEFAASVPFTEVQEIVFRIENAVDYPVEFFWHHLDEYFQIEDQVANALLSYYQAREILLPPRKPGEPIPPIFMKFYDDLREEAARARLIDSFDEDEQQEHPSETKESKVS; from the exons ATGAGTCTGGAAACGCAGGTGGTTTCGTTAAAGGGTCGTGGGATCGAAAGAAGCCTGAATATCATCGAACCCAGCATTGAATTTGCAGCGTCAGTGCCGTTCACCGAGGTGCAGGAGATAGTTTTCAGAATTGAGAACGCTGTCGATTACCCGGTCGAGTTTTTCTGGCACCACCTAGACGA ATATTTTCAAATCGAGGATCAAGTCGCGAACGCATTGCTGAGTTATTACCAAGCCAGAGAAATACTGCTGCCTCCCAGAAAGCCTGGCGAACCGATcccaccgattttcatgaaattttacgaCGACCTCCGCGAAGAAGCGGCTCGAGCTCGGTTGATAGACAGCTTTGACGAAGATGAACAGCAAGAACATCCAAgcgaaacgaaagaaa gTAAAGTAAGCTAA